A region of Desulfuromonas thiophila DNA encodes the following proteins:
- a CDS encoding ferritin family protein, translating to MPDFGNPFHVLKQDRLLTHAELVRAIRFMVAAEYEAIQLYQQLAESTDNVLAQQVLNDIADEEKVHAGEFLRLLKELDPAEEGFYQQGAQEVEEEFLGAAPAAGAAATASGGAGAGLGIGSLKK from the coding sequence ATGCCCGATTTTGGCAATCCTTTTCACGTGCTCAAGCAGGACCGCCTGCTGACCCACGCCGAGCTGGTGCGCGCCATCCGCTTCATGGTGGCGGCCGAGTACGAAGCCATCCAGCTCTATCAGCAGCTGGCCGAATCGACCGACAATGTGCTGGCCCAGCAGGTGCTCAACGATATCGCCGACGAGGAAAAGGTTCATGCCGGCGAGTTTTTGCGCCTGCTCAAGGAACTCGACCCGGCCGAGGAGGGCTTCTACCAGCAGGGCGCCCAAGAGGTGGAGGAGGAGTTTCTCGGCGCGGCGCCGGCCGCTGGCGCGGCGGCAACGGCAAGCGGTGGAGCCGGTGCCGGTCTGGGGATCGGCAGTCTCAAGAAATAA
- a CDS encoding family 1 encapsulin nanocompartment shell protein — MDLLRRELAPISPQGWAEIDALARETLVASLSGRKFVDVAGPFGIGHACVTLGRLAVGKDQRVGNVGYGIHQVQPLVEARVNFSLQTWELDNIERGARDIQLDALVAACREIALFEERALYEGFAPAGIVGLQAAVQADALPLQLDMDALVDAVSEGQARMLKEGVEGAANLVVSPAIWKFLARSAPGGTLRAIVEQQIGGKVIYSECVRDALLVASRGGDLELTVGQDLAIGYHSHSASEIQLFVTESFTFRLVAPEAVVGFALA; from the coding sequence ATGGACTTACTGCGCAGAGAACTGGCGCCCATCAGCCCGCAGGGCTGGGCCGAAATCGATGCCCTGGCGCGCGAAACCCTGGTCGCCAGCCTGTCGGGCCGCAAGTTTGTCGATGTCGCCGGCCCCTTTGGCATCGGCCACGCCTGCGTCACCCTCGGCCGCCTGGCCGTCGGCAAGGATCAGCGCGTAGGCAATGTCGGCTACGGTATCCATCAGGTGCAGCCGCTGGTGGAGGCGCGGGTCAACTTCAGCCTGCAGACCTGGGAATTGGACAATATCGAACGCGGCGCGCGCGATATCCAGCTTGATGCGCTGGTGGCGGCCTGTCGCGAGATTGCCCTGTTCGAGGAACGGGCGCTGTACGAGGGTTTCGCGCCGGCCGGCATTGTCGGATTGCAAGCCGCCGTGCAGGCCGATGCCCTGCCGCTGCAGCTTGACATGGATGCGCTGGTCGATGCCGTGTCGGAAGGTCAGGCGCGCATGCTCAAGGAGGGTGTCGAGGGCGCCGCCAATCTGGTGGTGTCGCCGGCCATCTGGAAATTTCTCGCCCGCAGCGCACCGGGCGGCACCCTGCGCGCCATTGTCGAACAGCAGATCGGCGGCAAGGTAATCTATTCCGAATGCGTGCGCGACGCGCTGCTGGTGGCCAGCCGCGGCGGCGATCTGGAGCTGACCGTCGGCCAGGATCTGGCCATCGGCTATCACAGCCACAGCGCCAGTGAGATTCAGCTGTTTGTTACCGAGTCCTTCACCTTCCGGCTGGTGGCGCCGGAAGCCGTGGTCGGCTTCGCCCTGGCCTGA
- a CDS encoding alpha/beta fold hydrolase, translating into MKKQILFILIILLLLSGCASNQLSLRHDVALSFDSERIAYDVVGKGKTALIFIHGWSCDGRYWQKQIPVFAKEYQVITVDLAGHGHSSLDRSEFSILSFANDVKAVIDKENINRAILIGHSMGGGVIAEAARLMPQKVVGIVGIDTLQNVAERTPQNVIDEMVKPFEADFKRAAQNFVAPMFPKGTDQQLMNWVKEDMSSAPKEVALSAFRNYLGQYVNGEAAIVFKDITIPVVSINARLWPTAPEENKKHIKNYQLFYIEETGHFPMLEKPEEFNMLLQKALNSIESKSNKNI; encoded by the coding sequence ATGAAAAAACAGATATTATTTATATTAATAATTTTACTCCTATTATCAGGATGTGCGAGCAACCAGCTTTCTCTCAGGCATGATGTCGCATTGTCTTTTGACTCAGAACGTATCGCTTATGATGTGGTCGGCAAAGGAAAAACCGCGCTGATTTTTATTCACGGCTGGAGTTGTGACGGACGTTACTGGCAGAAACAAATTCCTGTATTCGCAAAAGAGTATCAAGTGATCACAGTTGATTTGGCTGGTCATGGACATTCTTCACTAGATAGATCTGAGTTTTCAATTTTGTCTTTCGCCAACGATGTGAAAGCAGTTATTGATAAAGAAAATATTAATAGAGCTATTTTGATCGGGCATTCAATGGGAGGCGGTGTAATTGCAGAAGCGGCCAGATTAATGCCACAAAAAGTAGTTGGGATTGTAGGAATTGATACCTTACAAAATGTCGCGGAGCGCACCCCTCAAAATGTAATTGATGAAATGGTAAAACCCTTTGAAGCTGATTTCAAAAGAGCCGCACAGAATTTTGTTGCACCAATGTTTCCGAAAGGCACTGATCAACAATTGATGAATTGGGTAAAAGAAGATATGTCTTCTGCCCCAAAGGAAGTTGCTTTAAGTGCCTTTCGCAACTATCTAGGTCAGTATGTAAACGGAGAGGCTGCCATTGTATTTAAAGATATCACTATTCCTGTGGTCTCCATAAATGCAAGATTATGGCCGACAGCACCTGAAGAAAACAAAAAGCATATAAAAAACTATCAACTTTTTTATATTGAAGAAACAGGTCACTTTCCAATGCTGGAAAAGCCAGAAGAATTTAATATGCTGTTACAAAAAGCCCTTAACTCCATAGAATCAAAAAGTAATAAAAACATATAA
- a CDS encoding DUF5655 domain-containing protein, giving the protein MPLFEMSGESLVPVEQANFALEKDLQTLIERNLAAVFNCRFVASEFSTGALHAGRIDSLALSEDNNPVIIEYKKVESSELINQSLFYLHWIQDHKGDFEIAVQRALGNSVEVDWSNVRVICIAPNYKKYDLHAVQVMGANIELWKYRLFKNGFIYLEEVFQATKVTASSSSVDGGKNPVMVEAGKKAAQVRATATYEFNEHLEGKPAHIQSLMHCIREFIVGLDPAIDEVPKKFYVAYKISQNIVCMEPKSRNIKLFVKLSAADVESPPKFYRDVTEIGHYGTGDTEFTISSEQDFELIKPYIETAYNKVGG; this is encoded by the coding sequence ATGCCACTATTTGAGATGTCTGGGGAAAGTCTTGTTCCTGTGGAGCAAGCGAACTTTGCTCTGGAGAAGGATCTACAGACCCTTATTGAGAGGAATCTTGCAGCGGTGTTTAACTGCCGTTTTGTTGCTTCAGAGTTCTCAACGGGTGCATTGCATGCCGGGCGCATAGATAGCCTGGCCTTGTCCGAGGACAACAATCCCGTAATCATTGAATACAAGAAAGTCGAATCTTCCGAGCTTATAAACCAGAGCCTTTTCTATCTGCACTGGATTCAAGATCACAAGGGTGATTTTGAAATAGCCGTTCAGCGGGCGCTCGGAAACAGCGTTGAGGTCGATTGGTCCAATGTTCGAGTTATCTGCATTGCACCGAACTATAAGAAATACGATCTACATGCGGTTCAAGTGATGGGAGCGAATATAGAGCTATGGAAGTACCGCCTGTTCAAGAACGGTTTCATTTATCTTGAAGAGGTGTTCCAGGCAACGAAGGTCACCGCATCGTCGTCTTCTGTCGATGGAGGGAAAAACCCGGTCATGGTGGAGGCTGGGAAAAAGGCAGCTCAGGTACGCGCTACAGCCACTTATGAATTCAATGAACACCTTGAGGGTAAGCCTGCACACATCCAGTCACTTATGCACTGCATTCGGGAATTCATTGTTGGGCTCGACCCGGCTATCGATGAAGTGCCAAAGAAATTCTACGTTGCTTACAAAATTTCTCAGAATATCGTTTGCATGGAACCGAAGAGTCGAAACATTAAGCTGTTTGTAAAACTCAGTGCTGCCGATGTTGAGTCACCACCGAAGTTCTATCGTGACGTTACGGAAATCGGGCACTATGGCACGGGCGATACTGAATTCACGATTTCGTCGGAGCAAGATTTTGAACTGATTAAGCCATACATTGAAACGGCGTACAACAAGGTTGGCGGGTAA
- a CDS encoding nitroreductase family protein encodes MSDIFRQRLRVTAAMTDENGHVNNVEYIRWMQQVAIAHSRAQGGLAILEPLGCTWVARRHEIEYLQPALPGQIIELQTWVSDLRKVRSLRKYRFVRCPDGMLLAQAQTDWVFVETASGRPRSVPDALIRCYPLVGPEREQGLLAALRYETSLADQPVLAADLLAPAATPLHPLLRSRFSPYVFAPRPVAGADLAALFEAARWAPSAYNEQPWRYLLTERGSEAFAQLLACLVPGNQEWAGRAPVLVLCLCQRQFSANGKPNPTAAHDLGLATGNLQIEAGARGLQVHPMSGFDPAAAAATFAVPETVRPVAVLAIGYTGDQEDAASAELWQRDQQRRPRRPTSDFLFAGRYGQPWQAADA; translated from the coding sequence ATGTCCGACATCTTCCGTCAGCGTCTGCGCGTCACCGCCGCCATGACCGACGAAAACGGCCATGTCAACAATGTCGAATACATCCGCTGGATGCAGCAGGTCGCCATCGCCCACTCCCGCGCCCAGGGTGGCCTGGCCATTCTCGAACCGCTGGGTTGCACCTGGGTGGCGCGGCGGCACGAAATCGAATACCTGCAGCCCGCCCTGCCGGGTCAGATTATCGAACTGCAAACCTGGGTCAGCGATCTGCGCAAGGTGCGCTCGCTGCGTAAGTACCGCTTCGTGCGCTGCCCCGACGGCATGCTGCTGGCCCAGGCCCAGACCGACTGGGTCTTTGTCGAAACCGCCAGCGGTCGGCCGCGCAGCGTGCCGGACGCGCTGATCCGCTGCTATCCGCTGGTCGGGCCGGAACGCGAGCAGGGCCTGTTGGCCGCCCTGCGCTATGAAACCTCCCTGGCCGATCAGCCGGTGTTGGCCGCCGATCTGCTGGCACCGGCCGCCACCCCCCTGCATCCGCTCCTGCGCTCCCGCTTCAGCCCCTATGTCTTCGCGCCCCGGCCCGTCGCCGGCGCCGACCTGGCGGCCCTGTTCGAGGCGGCTCGCTGGGCGCCGTCGGCCTACAACGAACAGCCCTGGCGCTACCTGCTGACCGAGCGCGGCAGCGAGGCCTTCGCCCAGCTGCTCGCCTGCCTGGTGCCGGGCAATCAGGAATGGGCGGGCCGGGCGCCGGTTCTGGTGCTGTGCCTGTGCCAGCGCCAGTTCAGCGCCAACGGCAAACCCAACCCGACAGCAGCCCACGATCTGGGTCTGGCGACCGGCAACCTGCAGATCGAGGCCGGCGCCCGTGGCCTGCAGGTGCACCCCATGTCCGGCTTCGATCCGGCAGCCGCCGCCGCGACCTTTGCCGTGCCGGAAACCGTGCGCCCCGTCGCCGTGCTGGCCATCGGCTACACCGGCGACCAGGAAGACGCCGCCAGCGCCGAACTGTGGCAGCGTGACCAGCAGCGCCGGCCGCGCCGCCCCACCAGCGATTTCCTCTTCGCCGGCCGCTACGGCCAGCCCTGGCAAGCCGCTGATGCCTGA
- a CDS encoding site-specific recombinase, with the protein MSRPLVSDPTATALIDRLRHQVGGDAIGSLGQMLDWVHQPGFERVRFDRLVQALEDDPAAAQILGERLCHWLCRAHLYPAFVSLGLFSRRGFPTEFAARLYERLNPAPLDRQRLRDVLALLFHHGRHSDWISQIDDDRWLRLLHSLSRQVPASLHQQARQHLRDEALYALEMLAIWVAAEEMEPDLLRLDPILCESDSRFVSLQRAVARLVRQLPAGGASDFPQLQHLLSQCRQQLDQFRQRTVLKGTSLALGHLLERLEQTLERMAQLLALLQPDSPDDRGAPAALLPLLRSLVRASAERYSLARLWQRNLRLLARSVTENSSDHGEHYICHNRLEYLGMLASAAGAGILIALMALAKIQLCKLGLPPLAQTLLVSLNYACGFVLIHLLHGTVATKQPAMTAARIAKHIEQGETGRANVARLADLLIEVHRSQFAAVLGNLGVALLVALLLGGAWSWYGSTPLLDTEAVAYQLKQLRPFTGLALFHAAIAGVWLFLSGLIAGFFDNRAAYVDLRARLRHHPLLTRLLNERRRQQLADYLHDNSGALASHFGFGLLLGITPFVGQLAGLPLDIRHIAFSAANLGYVSGSAELSLPVLLQAFANVLLIGGVNLWLSFALALWVALRARETRLSRLRPLYHRLREQVRHHPQDLFLPPAQPCASCSPTATAGSDSACGRQKK; encoded by the coding sequence TTGTCCCGCCCCCTGGTCAGTGACCCGACCGCCACCGCCCTGATCGACCGCCTGCGCCACCAGGTAGGCGGCGATGCCATCGGCAGCCTCGGTCAGATGCTCGACTGGGTGCATCAGCCAGGCTTCGAGCGCGTCCGCTTCGACCGTCTGGTGCAGGCCCTGGAAGACGATCCGGCCGCCGCCCAGATTCTCGGCGAACGCCTGTGCCACTGGTTGTGCCGCGCCCATCTGTACCCGGCCTTTGTCAGCCTGGGGCTGTTCTCGCGGCGCGGCTTTCCCACCGAGTTTGCCGCCCGCCTGTATGAACGGCTCAATCCGGCGCCCCTCGACCGGCAACGCCTGCGCGATGTGCTGGCCCTGCTGTTTCACCACGGCCGCCACAGTGACTGGATCAGCCAAATTGATGATGACCGCTGGCTGCGCCTGCTGCACAGCCTGAGCCGGCAGGTTCCCGCCAGTCTGCACCAGCAGGCCCGGCAGCACCTGCGCGATGAAGCCCTTTACGCCCTGGAAATGCTGGCCATCTGGGTGGCGGCCGAGGAAATGGAGCCCGACCTGCTGCGGCTCGACCCCATTCTGTGCGAAAGTGACAGTCGTTTCGTCAGCCTGCAGCGCGCCGTGGCCCGCCTGGTGCGCCAGCTGCCGGCCGGAGGCGCCAGCGACTTCCCCCAGCTCCAGCATCTGCTGAGCCAGTGCCGCCAGCAGCTCGACCAGTTTCGCCAGCGCACCGTCCTCAAGGGGACCAGCCTGGCCCTGGGCCATCTGCTGGAGCGACTGGAGCAGACCCTCGAACGCATGGCCCAGCTGCTGGCGCTGCTGCAGCCGGACAGCCCCGACGACCGTGGCGCCCCGGCCGCCCTGCTGCCCTTGCTGCGCTCTCTGGTGCGGGCCAGCGCCGAACGCTACAGCCTGGCCCGCCTGTGGCAGCGCAACCTGCGCCTGCTGGCCCGCAGTGTCACCGAAAACAGCAGCGATCACGGCGAGCACTATATCTGCCACAACCGCCTGGAATATCTTGGCATGCTGGCCTCGGCGGCCGGCGCCGGCATCCTCATCGCCCTGATGGCGCTGGCCAAGATCCAGCTCTGCAAGCTGGGACTGCCGCCCCTGGCCCAGACCCTGCTGGTCAGTCTCAATTACGCCTGCGGTTTCGTGCTGATTCATCTGCTGCACGGCACCGTCGCCACCAAGCAGCCGGCCATGACGGCCGCCCGCATCGCCAAGCACATCGAACAGGGCGAAACCGGCCGCGCCAACGTGGCGCGCCTGGCCGATCTGCTCATCGAGGTGCACCGCTCACAGTTCGCCGCCGTGCTCGGCAACCTCGGCGTCGCCCTGCTGGTGGCCCTGCTGCTCGGCGGCGCCTGGTCCTGGTACGGCAGCACCCCCCTGCTCGACACCGAGGCGGTGGCCTACCAGCTCAAACAGCTGCGCCCCTTCACCGGCCTGGCCCTGTTCCATGCCGCCATCGCCGGCGTCTGGCTGTTTCTCTCCGGCCTGATCGCCGGCTTTTTCGACAACCGCGCCGCCTATGTCGATCTGCGCGCCCGCCTGCGCCACCATCCCTTGCTCACACGCCTGCTGAACGAGCGCCGCCGCCAGCAGCTGGCCGACTATCTGCACGACAACAGCGGCGCCCTGGCCAGCCATTTCGGTTTCGGCCTGCTGCTGGGCATTACCCCCTTTGTCGGCCAGCTCGCCGGCCTGCCCCTCGATATTCGCCACATCGCTTTTTCCGCCGCCAATCTCGGCTATGTCAGCGGCAGCGCCGAGTTAAGCCTGCCCGTGCTGCTGCAGGCCTTTGCCAACGTGCTGCTGATCGGCGGCGTCAACCTGTGGCTAAGCTTCGCCCTGGCCCTGTGGGTGGCCCTGCGCGCCCGCGAAACCCGCCTGAGCCGGCTGCGGCCGCTTTACCACCGCCTGCGGGAGCAGGTGCGCCACCATCCGCAGGATCTGTTTCTGCCGCCGGCCCAGCCCTGCGCCAGCTGCAGCCCCACCGCTACCGCTGGATCGGACAGCGCCTGCGGCCGGCAAAAAAAATGA
- a CDS encoding mechanosensitive ion channel family protein → MEQQSLQHLLSHFSFTRLLLALLFLLATWGFTQLLRLALQRLADRFSRHRLLISSSYPLLRLLLWLAAILFVVVVIFQPPTGTLLTLGASVGLALGLGAQDIIRNIIAGVVILLDRPFRVGDMVAVGDHYGEVTHIGLRSIHLHSFGDSTINLPNALVLGQAVANANSGALDELVEIPFSLPAASDTALLRTLAEEAAFCSPYVYLKKPVVVLVEDAFDRQFLTRIRVKAYVFDVRYERLFASDVCLRFKLALRQRGLTPPLPAGAPDSA, encoded by the coding sequence ATGGAACAGCAATCGCTCCAGCACCTGCTCAGCCATTTTTCGTTCACCCGCCTGCTGCTGGCGCTGCTGTTTCTGCTGGCCACCTGGGGGTTCACCCAGCTGCTGCGGCTGGCCCTGCAACGGCTGGCCGACCGCTTCAGCCGCCATCGCCTGCTGATCTCCAGCAGCTACCCGCTGCTGCGCCTGCTGCTGTGGCTGGCCGCCATCCTGTTTGTGGTGGTGGTCATCTTCCAGCCACCCACGGGCACATTGCTGACCCTCGGCGCGTCTGTCGGCCTGGCACTGGGCCTGGGCGCGCAGGACATCATCCGCAACATCATCGCCGGCGTGGTGATTCTGCTCGACCGCCCCTTCCGCGTGGGCGACATGGTGGCCGTCGGCGACCATTACGGCGAGGTCACCCACATTGGACTGCGCTCCATCCATCTGCACAGCTTCGGCGACAGCACCATCAACCTGCCCAACGCCCTGGTGCTGGGCCAGGCGGTCGCCAACGCCAACAGCGGCGCCCTCGATGAACTGGTGGAGATTCCGTTTTCCCTGCCGGCCGCCAGCGATACCGCCCTGCTCCGTACCCTGGCGGAAGAAGCGGCCTTCTGCTCACCCTACGTCTACCTGAAAAAACCGGTGGTGGTGCTGGTGGAGGATGCCTTCGACCGGCAGTTCCTCACCCGCATCCGCGTCAAGGCCTACGTCTTCGATGTGCGCTACGAGCGGCTGTTCGCCTCGGATGTCTGCCTGCGCTTCAAACTGGCCCTGCGCCAGCGCGGTCTGACACCCCCACTGCCGGCCGGCGCTCCCGACAGCGCCTAG
- a CDS encoding ATP-binding protein, whose amino-acid sequence MTDTEPIRLPPAVGQQLLAQLDTALQPLQQALAASHAALAAAPDLAALEQQRSAQRHLLLRRLWPELLQQLEALPQQLPAEEPAAGAMRQALRDQLEPLHQQLDDSRLALRLCFQLAAPAADEDQPAETALEQRRELLLSALDSTKERLLKTRAALATLGQQPAAPAAAEATAPTGDQGELARATALWQQLQPRLYQWLIAWPQAQLSRWQQQRRHPAPPPEKLLQRSDLPALDEILRQGDSLPPLYRHLFDLQALPDRELLIGRQAELAQLDEAWQRWQDGRAASVALIGPQGGGSSSLLNSFISALGPEPAVLHLRPTRRLQQETDLLHWLATACGLKNCPADGTGLIEALLQQPRSVVVVEDSHLLALRVIDGYRAARLFFTVLQATSRHLLWLVAFRRPCWQRLDAACGVGQLFSQQLTIGFEGVAPLRELLLLRQRISGYPLHFVAETETADEDNQQKPRGDRFFRELYAAAGSNLTAALYYWRLSARFHAESQRIELLPLGRLDSSSLRNLALPLRLCLAEVLGHGDLTSDEHQRIFLCPPEQSHRQLQHLCSLGLLHRQDSPAGPCHRVSPLYQHLVSSTLEAMNLLY is encoded by the coding sequence ATGACCGATACCGAACCGATCCGTCTGCCGCCAGCCGTAGGGCAGCAACTGCTGGCCCAGCTTGATACCGCCCTGCAACCGCTGCAGCAGGCCCTGGCGGCCAGCCATGCGGCCCTGGCGGCCGCCCCTGACCTGGCCGCCCTGGAGCAGCAGCGCAGCGCCCAGCGGCACCTGCTGCTGCGCCGGCTGTGGCCCGAGCTGTTGCAGCAGCTTGAAGCCCTGCCCCAACAACTGCCGGCAGAGGAACCGGCAGCCGGCGCCATGCGCCAGGCGCTGCGTGACCAGCTCGAACCGCTGCATCAGCAGCTTGACGACAGCCGGCTGGCCCTGCGGCTGTGTTTTCAGCTGGCCGCGCCGGCGGCGGACGAGGACCAGCCGGCGGAAACCGCGCTGGAACAACGCCGTGAATTGCTGCTCAGCGCCCTGGACAGCACCAAAGAACGCCTGCTGAAGACGCGCGCCGCCCTCGCAACCCTCGGCCAGCAACCCGCCGCGCCGGCCGCCGCCGAGGCCACAGCACCGACCGGCGACCAGGGCGAACTCGCCCGGGCCACCGCCCTGTGGCAGCAGTTACAGCCCCGGCTGTACCAATGGCTGATTGCCTGGCCACAGGCACAGCTGTCCCGCTGGCAGCAGCAGCGCCGCCACCCCGCGCCGCCGCCGGAAAAGCTGCTGCAGCGCAGCGATCTGCCGGCGCTGGACGAGATTCTGCGCCAGGGCGACAGCCTGCCGCCGCTGTACCGCCATCTGTTCGATCTGCAGGCCCTGCCCGACCGCGAACTGCTCATCGGACGTCAGGCGGAACTGGCGCAGCTCGACGAGGCCTGGCAACGCTGGCAGGATGGGCGGGCGGCCAGCGTCGCCCTCATTGGCCCGCAGGGCGGCGGCAGCAGCTCGCTGCTCAACAGCTTCATCAGCGCCCTGGGGCCCGAACCTGCCGTGCTGCACCTGCGGCCAACGCGCCGGCTGCAGCAGGAGACCGATCTGCTCCACTGGCTGGCGACCGCCTGCGGCCTGAAAAACTGTCCGGCCGATGGCACCGGCCTGATCGAGGCTCTGCTGCAGCAGCCGCGCTCGGTGGTCGTGGTGGAAGACAGTCACCTGCTGGCCCTGCGCGTGATCGACGGCTACCGCGCCGCGCGGCTGTTTTTCACGGTGCTGCAGGCCACCAGCCGTCATCTGCTGTGGCTGGTCGCCTTCCGGCGGCCCTGCTGGCAGCGCCTCGACGCCGCCTGTGGTGTCGGCCAGCTGTTCAGCCAGCAACTAACCATCGGCTTTGAGGGGGTGGCGCCGCTACGCGAACTGTTGCTGCTGCGCCAGCGCATCAGCGGCTATCCGCTGCATTTTGTTGCCGAAACGGAAACCGCCGACGAGGACAACCAGCAAAAACCGCGTGGCGACCGTTTCTTCCGCGAACTGTACGCCGCCGCCGGCAGCAACCTGACGGCCGCCCTGTACTACTGGCGCCTGTCGGCCCGCTTCCATGCCGAATCGCAGCGCATCGAACTGCTTCCCCTCGGCCGGCTCGACAGCAGCTCGCTGCGCAATCTCGCGCTGCCACTGCGCCTGTGCCTGGCCGAGGTGCTCGGCCACGGCGACCTCACCAGCGACGAACATCAGCGCATCTTTCTGTGCCCGCCCGAACAGAGCCACCGACAGCTGCAGCACCTGTGCAGCCTGGGCCTGCTGCACCGGCAGGACAGCCCCGCCGGGCCGTGCCACCGGGTCAGTCCGCTCTACCAGCATCTGGTCAGCAGCACCCTTGAAGCCATGAATCTGTTGTACTGA
- a CDS encoding DUF481 domain-containing protein, whose product MLRSLWFCLLGGGLLLAGPVCAAETAEPHAPLFANLTNQTELSYVRTRGNSEVTTFSIKNKLGYQFSERLSGLWKFEALNGDSEGVRNAESYFTELRGDYQLGPRRFTYGSLSWFKDRFADIDLRLISGVGYGYRLIDSPPHLLVAEAGLTHTLEQTPDDDSSEIGARLYARYEYRISDDSLFSQDFEYLAELTDLNSHRVNTETALTTAINSFLALKTSYVMRYDSDPPRRKEDTDTILGVSLVVKF is encoded by the coding sequence ATGTTGCGTTCACTGTGGTTTTGCCTGCTGGGAGGCGGGCTGTTGCTGGCGGGGCCGGTCTGCGCGGCTGAAACGGCCGAACCCCACGCCCCCCTGTTTGCCAACCTCACCAATCAGACCGAGCTGTCCTATGTCCGCACTCGCGGCAACAGTGAGGTCACCACCTTTTCCATCAAAAACAAGCTGGGTTACCAGTTCAGTGAGCGTCTCAGCGGTCTGTGGAAGTTCGAGGCGCTCAACGGCGACAGCGAGGGCGTACGCAACGCCGAATCCTACTTTACCGAATTGAGGGGCGATTACCAGCTGGGACCGCGCCGTTTCACCTATGGCAGCCTCAGCTGGTTCAAGGACCGTTTCGCCGACATCGACCTGCGGCTGATCAGCGGTGTCGGTTACGGTTACCGCCTGATCGACAGCCCGCCCCATCTGCTGGTGGCCGAGGCCGGTCTCACCCATACCCTGGAACAGACGCCGGATGACGACAGCAGCGAGATTGGCGCCCGTCTCTATGCCCGCTACGAATACCGCATCAGCGATGACAGCCTGTTCAGTCAGGACTTCGAATATCTGGCCGAACTGACCGATCTCAACTCCCACCGGGTCAATACCGAAACGGCCCTGACCACCGCCATCAACAGCTTTCTGGCCCTCAAGACCAGCTATGTGATGCGTTACGACAGCGATCCACCCCGCCGCAAGGAGGATACCGATACCATTCTGGGGGTTTCCCTGGTGGTCAAATTCTGA
- a CDS encoding Fur family transcriptional regulator, with protein MEKLPLAEQMAQFEQRCRALALRMTPQRLEIFRLLAGEAGHPTAEQLHQRLLAQMPTLSLDTVYRTLATLVTHGLVRRVVTAESQARFEVALSEHHHLICRRCHKIVDCCWPQLDSAALPLPADWGRLDCCTLTGYGLCRACQQAETPAVAPPEALKPP; from the coding sequence ATGGAAAAGCTGCCTCTGGCCGAGCAGATGGCCCAATTCGAACAGCGCTGTCGCGCCCTGGCGCTGCGCATGACACCCCAGCGGCTGGAGATTTTTCGTCTGCTGGCCGGCGAGGCGGGCCACCCAACGGCCGAACAGCTGCATCAGCGGCTGCTGGCGCAGATGCCGACCCTGTCTCTCGATACGGTTTATCGCACCCTGGCAACGCTGGTGACCCACGGCCTGGTGCGACGGGTGGTGACGGCGGAAAGTCAGGCGCGCTTCGAGGTGGCGCTGTCGGAGCATCATCACCTGATTTGCCGGCGCTGCCACAAAATCGTCGATTGCTGCTGGCCGCAGCTCGATTCAGCCGCCCTGCCGTTGCCCGCCGACTGGGGCCGGCTCGACTGCTGCACCCTCACCGGCTATGGCCTGTGCCGCGCCTGTCAGCAGGCCGAAACGCCGGCGGTGGCGCCGCCGGAGGCGCTGAAACCGCCCTGA